The following are encoded in a window of Paenibacillus polymyxa genomic DNA:
- a CDS encoding STM4015 family protein, with protein sequence MEVKLVVDFEAYENGQTMAKLLEELAAKPESAEVTDLIIGDWGGAYESSPDDFIPVLVKLKDHFPKLRKLFIGDMEYDECEVSWINQTNLSPLLEAFPALESFHIKGSQDLSLEPLRHNNLQELVIICGGLPVSVLQQIHNAELPELRKLELYLGVDNYGFDGNLKDVLPFLNSNPFPKLTYLGLKDSEIQDEIAIAAANAPVIGQLEVLDLSQGTLSDKGAEALLASESIKGLKHLDLSYHYMSSEMMQRWKSSGLSVNVEDQQDADEEDDWRYPSLTE encoded by the coding sequence ATGGAAGTAAAATTGGTAGTGGATTTTGAAGCTTATGAGAATGGCCAAACGATGGCTAAATTGCTTGAGGAACTGGCAGCCAAGCCGGAGAGCGCGGAAGTTACGGATCTGATCATTGGAGATTGGGGTGGAGCCTATGAGAGCTCACCAGATGATTTCATCCCAGTGTTAGTGAAGCTTAAAGATCATTTCCCTAAGTTACGCAAGCTGTTTATTGGTGATATGGAATATGATGAGTGTGAGGTTTCATGGATTAACCAGACGAATCTATCCCCGTTATTAGAAGCGTTTCCAGCGTTGGAGTCCTTTCATATCAAAGGAAGCCAGGACCTGAGTCTGGAACCACTTCGTCATAACAACCTTCAGGAATTGGTTATTATTTGTGGCGGCCTGCCTGTGAGCGTTCTTCAGCAAATACACAATGCAGAACTGCCTGAACTGCGCAAGCTGGAACTGTATTTGGGTGTCGATAACTATGGTTTTGACGGTAACCTGAAAGATGTTTTGCCGTTTTTGAATAGCAATCCTTTCCCCAAACTTACATACTTGGGACTGAAAGATAGTGAAATACAGGATGAAATTGCGATTGCAGCAGCTAATGCCCCTGTGATTGGACAACTGGAAGTGCTGGATCTCTCACAAGGTACGTTGTCTGATAAAGGTGCAGAAGCGCTGCTGGCTAGTGAAAGTATAAAAGGGCTGAAGCATCTGGATTTGAGCTATCATTATATGTCTAGTGAAATGATGCAACGTTGGAAAAGCTCGGGTCTATCTGTGAACGTGGAAGATCAACAAGACGCGGATGAGGAAGATGATTGGCGTTATCCATCACTGACTGAGTAA
- a CDS encoding STM4012 family radical SAM protein, protein MKAMNLNHSHPTGAVAPEIDTNLAPSRFQWPETPAEWARTIREAPYRSYLYSYPHKTAYRSFDTPLSLQELWEKEELESYFLYMHIPFCAARCGFCNLFTLPDKRLDVHKEYVDALERQAKQWAPSMGRRPFSRFAIGGGTPTLLEAPLVERLFDIAENIMGLDPKRASISVETSPDTVTEDRLEVLKRRGTDRVSMGIQSFVESESAAIYRPQKPKLVREALERLVEYNFPLLNVDLIYGLPGQTVETWLYSLEEALSYSPGEIFLYPLYIRENTILKPGYTGLEHDIRLSLYEVARERLKQAGYVQYSMRRFAKNDGLSSKELLPYSCQEEGMAGLGCGARSYTRNVHYASRYGVSAAATRSIIADYVAAERHDLADYGYILNVDESKRRFILKALLHREGLELSAYAERFDVSLSDDFTGMSLLLESGMAVVEEGRLRLTEEGMAYSDAIGDWMISTSVRERMEGYVGA, encoded by the coding sequence ATGAAAGCCATGAATCTGAATCACTCACATCCAACGGGTGCGGTAGCCCCGGAGATAGACACAAACTTAGCACCGTCTAGGTTTCAGTGGCCTGAAACTCCTGCTGAATGGGCACGCACGATCCGTGAAGCTCCCTACCGCTCCTATCTGTACTCTTACCCGCATAAAACGGCCTATCGTTCGTTTGATACACCGCTCTCATTGCAGGAGCTGTGGGAGAAGGAGGAGTTAGAAAGCTATTTTTTGTATATGCATATTCCGTTTTGCGCGGCTCGCTGTGGATTTTGTAACCTCTTCACTTTGCCGGACAAGCGTCTGGATGTACATAAGGAGTATGTGGATGCGCTAGAAAGACAAGCCAAGCAATGGGCACCCAGTATGGGCCGTCGGCCTTTTTCGCGTTTTGCGATCGGCGGCGGTACACCAACCTTACTGGAGGCTCCTTTGGTGGAGCGTTTGTTTGACATAGCGGAAAATATAATGGGACTGGACCCTAAACGAGCTTCTATTTCGGTGGAAACCTCTCCCGATACTGTGACTGAGGATAGGTTGGAGGTGCTCAAGCGCCGCGGGACAGATCGTGTCAGCATGGGAATTCAGAGCTTTGTGGAATCAGAAAGTGCCGCCATTTACCGACCTCAGAAGCCCAAACTTGTTAGAGAAGCACTTGAGCGGCTGGTGGAATACAACTTTCCATTGCTGAACGTGGATCTGATCTATGGCCTGCCTGGTCAAACGGTGGAAACATGGCTGTATTCTTTAGAGGAAGCACTGTCTTACTCGCCAGGAGAAATTTTTCTTTATCCGCTATATATTCGAGAAAATACGATTTTAAAGCCAGGCTATACCGGGCTGGAACATGATATTCGTCTTAGCTTGTATGAAGTGGCGCGCGAACGGCTCAAACAGGCAGGATATGTACAATATTCCATGCGCCGTTTTGCAAAAAATGATGGTTTATCCAGCAAAGAGCTTTTGCCCTACAGTTGTCAGGAGGAAGGTATGGCTGGTCTGGGATGTGGTGCGCGATCCTATACACGTAATGTTCACTATGCCAGCCGGTACGGTGTTAGTGCAGCAGCTACGCGTAGTATTATCGCAGATTATGTTGCTGCGGAACGTCATGATCTGGCTGACTACGGCTATATTTTAAATGTGGATGAGAGTAAGCGACGCTTTATCTTAAAGGCGCTTCTTCATCGGGAAGGTTTGGAGCTATCGGCCTATGCAGAGCGCTTCGATGTATCCCTGTCGGACGATTTTACGGGAATGTCATTGCTGCTGGAATCCGGTATGGCTGTCGTCGAGGAGGGTAGGCTGCGACTTACAGAGGAAGGAATGGCCTATTCCGATGCGATTGGGGACTGGATGATCTCCACATCAGTACGTGAGCGCATGGAAGGATATGTAGGCGCATGA
- a CDS encoding class I SAM-dependent methyltransferase has protein sequence MYVAQEWKDYEVMDTGGGEKLERWGDIVLRRPDPQIIWPLAQETAEWRNVHGHYHRSSSGGGNWDMKKPIPERWTISYGPLKFHIKPTSFKHTGLFPEQAANWSWMMDKIKGAGRPISVLNLFAYTGGATTAAAYAGASVVHVDAAKGMVQWAKENVQLSGLADRPVRFITDDVFKFVQREQRRGNRYDAIIMDPPSYGRGPNGETWKLEESLYPFLESCMSIISDQPLFMLINSYTTGISPTVLRNMLSMTMQQKYGGQISAGEIGLPITRSGLNLPCGILGRWEA, from the coding sequence ATGTATGTAGCACAAGAGTGGAAAGACTATGAAGTAATGGATACAGGCGGTGGTGAAAAACTGGAACGTTGGGGTGATATTGTCCTGCGTCGTCCCGATCCGCAAATCATATGGCCTTTGGCCCAGGAAACAGCCGAATGGCGTAATGTTCATGGGCATTATCACCGCAGTTCCTCCGGTGGCGGCAACTGGGATATGAAAAAACCTATCCCCGAGCGCTGGACAATTAGCTATGGACCGCTTAAATTCCACATTAAACCGACCAGTTTCAAGCATACCGGTCTTTTTCCGGAGCAAGCAGCGAACTGGAGCTGGATGATGGATAAAATCAAAGGCGCAGGCAGACCGATATCCGTACTGAACCTGTTTGCATACACGGGTGGAGCCACTACTGCTGCTGCGTATGCTGGAGCCAGTGTAGTTCACGTGGATGCCGCCAAAGGCATGGTACAGTGGGCAAAGGAAAACGTTCAATTGTCCGGTCTGGCTGACCGTCCGGTACGCTTCATTACGGATGACGTATTCAAGTTCGTGCAACGGGAACAACGTCGGGGCAACCGTTATGATGCCATTATCATGGACCCCCCTTCTTACGGACGCGGACCGAACGGAGAAACTTGGAAGCTTGAAGAAAGCTTATACCCGTTTCTCGAATCCTGCATGAGCATCATTTCGGATCAACCGCTGTTCATGCTGATTAACTCCTATACTACAGGTATTTCGCCTACTGTATTGCGCAATATGCTGAGCATGACCATGCAACAAAAGTACGGCGGACAAATTAGCGCTGGTGAGATCGGATTGCCGATCACACGCTCGGGATTGAATTTGCCTTGTGGTATTCTCGGACGCTGGGAGGCTTAA
- a CDS encoding STM4011 family radical SAM protein, whose protein sequence is MRATLYYRGSLTSCNYACPYCPFSKNVDSRETLNKDRAQLERFADWVREQGALGHRLSIFLNPYGEALIHSWYRKTMIEFSHMAHVEKVAVQTNLSTKLDWTQELNPETAALWATYHPGETKEQVFISQAMKLYELGISYSVGTVGLRQAFPAIHSLRSKLPRDVYLWINAYKDRPHYYTDAEVAELTAIDPYFQWNLKDYSSQGRACRAGEDVFYVQGDGRVKHCYQDRRVLGHLYRNGLEGLSGKRPCRMKECGCYIGYIHMEEQPFREMYGSGLLERVPQVQLSPAPSFSRQATHRANESI, encoded by the coding sequence ATGAGAGCGACCTTATATTATCGTGGTTCGTTGACCTCGTGCAACTATGCCTGCCCATACTGTCCGTTCAGTAAAAACGTTGATAGTCGGGAAACGTTGAACAAGGATCGGGCCCAGTTGGAACGTTTTGCCGATTGGGTACGAGAACAGGGCGCTCTGGGGCATCGTCTCTCTATTTTTTTAAATCCGTATGGAGAAGCCTTGATTCATTCCTGGTATCGCAAGACCATGATTGAGTTTTCCCACATGGCGCATGTGGAAAAAGTGGCGGTACAGACGAATCTATCGACTAAGCTGGATTGGACGCAAGAACTGAACCCGGAGACTGCTGCGCTGTGGGCTACATATCACCCTGGAGAGACAAAAGAGCAAGTTTTTATATCGCAGGCTATGAAGCTATATGAACTTGGCATTTCCTATAGTGTCGGTACCGTCGGGTTAAGACAGGCATTTCCGGCTATTCATTCCTTGCGATCGAAACTTCCAAGAGATGTTTATTTGTGGATCAACGCCTACAAGGATCGTCCACATTATTATACAGATGCTGAGGTTGCTGAATTAACTGCGATAGACCCCTATTTTCAATGGAATTTAAAGGATTATAGCAGTCAGGGGCGGGCATGTCGCGCTGGTGAAGATGTATTTTATGTCCAGGGTGACGGAAGAGTAAAACACTGCTATCAGGATCGACGGGTGCTAGGACACTTATACAGGAATGGTCTTGAGGGTCTAAGTGGCAAACGTCCGTGCCGGATGAAAGAATGCGGCTGCTATATCGGCTATATTCATATGGAGGAGCAGCCGTTTCGGGAAATGTACGGTAGTGGCTTACTCGAAAGGGTGCCGCAGGTACAGCTATCTCCGGCTCCATCCTTTAGCAGACAGGCTACTCATAGAGCAAATGAATCCATATAA
- a CDS encoding DHA2 family efflux MFS transporter permease subunit, which produces MAANDIAAAPSTDSSKERWLAFFAIVLGAFVAILNNSLINVAIPRLTTDLGSTTTRIQWVITGYTLASGVIVPITGYMEQRLGYKKFLILALSVFSLGTGICIFAWSDSSLIAARVLAGLGGGVIMPLSMTIIYKIMPREQIGMSLGIWGIAAMAAPAVGPTLSGYLIEWFNWRFLFIVSVPVALFAILMVILLIKEPPKVEPKPFDLPGFLLAATCAGTLLYALTNGQRDGWTSFGIVSLLFIAFWALVFLIYVESGKDNAVIEISLFKNSKYTISVIASSLVMMGMYGGTFLTPLFLQNIQRVSPIDTGIILIPQAIAMAAMMPIAGKLFDKFGIVPLGLVGLTLTSFMTYHLHQLTPDTSHAWLETVMALRGLGIGICMMPLSTVGMNAVHPSKVANASTASNLVRTVAASMAIAVLTAIMQSRSAAHAQQISESITPDSAHTLQATLGSSWMSSISSLITLDATSRGIGDTFLISSIPLFCTIPLIFLFIQRKKAKTQPEA; this is translated from the coding sequence GTGGCTGCCAATGATATTGCTGCTGCTCCTTCGACAGATTCTTCCAAAGAACGCTGGCTTGCCTTTTTCGCTATCGTTTTAGGCGCCTTTGTCGCCATTCTGAACAACAGTCTGATCAATGTCGCCATTCCTAGATTGACGACAGATTTAGGATCTACGACGACACGTATTCAGTGGGTTATTACAGGTTACACGCTTGCATCTGGTGTAATCGTACCGATTACCGGGTATATGGAGCAGCGCCTCGGATACAAAAAGTTTTTGATTCTTGCGCTCAGCGTATTTTCGCTGGGAACGGGAATATGTATTTTTGCATGGAGTGATTCTTCCCTGATCGCAGCACGGGTGCTGGCTGGTCTGGGCGGTGGTGTTATTATGCCGCTGAGTATGACGATTATTTACAAAATTATGCCGCGTGAACAAATCGGTATGTCCCTTGGTATATGGGGGATCGCTGCAATGGCAGCGCCGGCTGTAGGGCCTACGCTCAGCGGATATTTAATTGAGTGGTTTAACTGGCGATTCTTGTTTATTGTCAGTGTGCCAGTTGCTTTATTTGCAATTTTAATGGTTATTCTTCTAATCAAAGAACCGCCTAAAGTAGAGCCGAAGCCGTTTGATCTACCGGGATTTTTGCTGGCCGCAACTTGTGCCGGAACACTCTTGTACGCATTGACAAACGGCCAGCGTGATGGCTGGACTTCTTTTGGAATTGTATCCCTGCTGTTTATTGCTTTCTGGGCACTTGTTTTTCTGATCTATGTAGAAAGCGGCAAGGATAATGCTGTAATTGAAATCTCATTATTCAAGAATTCAAAGTATACGATTAGTGTTATTGCCTCTAGTCTGGTCATGATGGGGATGTACGGAGGAACGTTCCTAACACCGTTGTTTTTGCAAAATATCCAGCGTGTGTCACCGATTGATACTGGTATTATCCTCATTCCACAGGCCATTGCCATGGCGGCTATGATGCCTATTGCCGGGAAGCTGTTCGATAAGTTCGGCATTGTGCCTTTGGGACTTGTGGGCCTGACGCTAACCAGCTTTATGACCTATCATCTTCACCAGCTTACGCCAGATACTTCGCATGCCTGGTTGGAAACCGTAATGGCATTACGGGGTCTGGGAATTGGTATTTGCATGATGCCATTATCCACGGTCGGCATGAATGCCGTTCATCCTAGCAAGGTAGCCAATGCGTCTACAGCGTCCAATCTGGTACGTACTGTGGCTGCATCTATGGCGATTGCGGTGCTAACCGCCATTATGCAAAGCCGTTCGGCTGCTCATGCCCAGCAAATCTCGGAGTCCATTACACCAGACTCGGCTCATACGCTACAAGCGACATTGGGCAGCTCATGGATGTCATCCATAAGTAGTTTAATCACACTGGATGCTACATCAAGAGGAATTGGGGATACGTTCCTCATTTCATCCATACCGCTGTTTTGCACAATTCCACTCATCTTTTTGTTTATTCAGAGGAAGAAAGCAAAGACACAGCCGGAAGCTTAA
- a CDS encoding STM4014 family protein — MVRMSDCNVSEPFILFGNPGNRRTTELQEARSRLMLPPALEVSYKNVLEAIRQKQGLSELMARIAARATHDSVNGSSFLQASIDQLLAGQMNSGPLLRLDAPGESFEVERELIALGASDGEGDDSLLPWPEWTQGTSISAAEARRLQEQHGRIWHPAQWFRGYCRLLAWLRDEVALLWPSSYWMNDPAEVAVMFDKRRCSADLGKADIRVPPVLASSGGAFHDVVDLHAAIKESGFHRVFVKIFCGSGASGVMAYQVHPHTHAELAVTTIGTEIIRGQRVYYNAGRLRRYTDKQDIHAILNWLCLEGVHVERWIPKATLNGRVYDVRQLVCGSEACHAVLRLSHSPITNLHLRNERLSLKEAGLPQNTVESIQLTAKAAMSVFPASMVAGLDVLVPAHGGRPFVLDVNPFGDLLYRVEHQGWNPYEWEMQHLANRSVGTERKDRYD, encoded by the coding sequence ATGGTTAGAATGTCAGACTGTAATGTCAGCGAGCCGTTTATCTTGTTCGGTAATCCGGGTAATCGTCGGACTACCGAATTACAGGAGGCGCGAAGCAGATTAATGCTTCCACCCGCTCTGGAGGTTTCCTATAAGAATGTGCTGGAAGCTATTCGGCAGAAACAAGGTCTGAGCGAGCTGATGGCGCGAATAGCTGCGCGAGCTACGCATGATAGCGTGAATGGCAGTTCCTTTCTGCAAGCGAGCATTGATCAGTTACTGGCGGGGCAGATGAACAGTGGTCCGCTGCTTCGTCTGGATGCACCGGGCGAAAGCTTTGAGGTAGAGCGTGAGTTGATTGCTCTGGGCGCCTCGGATGGTGAGGGAGACGATTCTCTGTTACCATGGCCCGAATGGACACAAGGCACAAGTATATCGGCGGCAGAAGCGCGACGTCTGCAGGAGCAGCACGGTCGTATTTGGCACCCGGCACAATGGTTCCGGGGCTATTGCCGTCTGCTGGCCTGGCTGCGGGATGAAGTGGCTCTGCTCTGGCCCTCGTCATACTGGATGAACGATCCGGCGGAAGTGGCCGTGATGTTCGACAAACGGCGTTGTAGCGCCGATTTAGGCAAGGCAGATATAAGAGTCCCGCCAGTGCTTGCATCTTCAGGTGGTGCATTTCATGATGTCGTCGATCTGCACGCGGCAATAAAGGAGAGCGGGTTTCACCGCGTATTTGTGAAAATATTTTGTGGGTCTGGTGCTTCTGGTGTCATGGCCTATCAGGTACATCCCCATACACACGCGGAACTGGCGGTGACCACGATTGGAACGGAAATCATACGCGGACAGCGCGTGTATTATAATGCCGGACGACTGCGTCGTTATACGGATAAGCAGGACATTCATGCAATCCTTAACTGGCTATGCCTGGAAGGGGTACATGTAGAGCGCTGGATTCCCAAAGCGACCCTGAACGGGCGTGTTTATGATGTCCGCCAACTCGTGTGCGGATCAGAAGCTTGCCATGCGGTTTTACGTTTGAGCCACAGCCCCATTACGAATTTGCATTTGCGTAATGAGCGGCTCTCGCTGAAGGAAGCCGGATTACCACAGAATACGGTGGAATCGATCCAGCTTACGGCCAAAGCCGCTATGAGTGTTTTTCCAGCCTCCATGGTTGCTGGACTGGATGTGCTGGTTCCGGCTCATGGCGGTCGTCCCTTTGTATTGGATGTTAATCCGTTCGGTGATTTGCTGTATCGGGTTGAGCATCAGGGTTGGAATCCGTATGAATGGGAAATGCAGCACCTCGCTAATAGGAGCGTGGGTACGGAAAGGAAAGACAGATATGATTGA
- a CDS encoding efflux RND transporter periplasmic adaptor subunit produces the protein MKILRVESTLAALVLGGAVLAGCSSNSGAAQDMVVPVKISQAQQGIIGQGNIYTGTVTPSETVNIVPKVGGKVVELPVDIGSEVKKGQVLFKLDDKDMRNNVAKARAAAAAAAAGVSTAQASHESTMVQANSGLVQSKSGVIQSQSAINQAQGAINQATTAVEQATHGVSSAANTVKQTQQALADAQKNVTRTQSLFDAGASTQAQLEQAKTAVVNAEAAYNNAQNAQANAQDQLVAAQKALTTARNSYDSAKNSYSNANSGYSNAQNQLKVSQNTAVIESSQQSLKQAQLNVNIAQDALDDTVVTSPINGIVGTKNAEVGEMVSAQSPALVIANLSTVNTLIYVPAEQINNVKVGDKVQVRVAASNIVTTGTVKNVSPLDASGKGYPVKISVANPDTKLKSGMLADISFVAANAQEGIVVPTAAVQKDQGKEYVYVVNGDHAKRKEVKTVQTAGSQTLVTSGLSNEENVIVNNLALLSDNSPITISQ, from the coding sequence ATGAAAATATTGAGAGTAGAAAGTACATTAGCGGCTTTAGTGCTCGGCGGCGCAGTGCTGGCAGGCTGCTCCAGTAATAGCGGGGCGGCTCAGGACATGGTCGTTCCGGTTAAAATCAGCCAAGCACAGCAAGGTATCATCGGACAGGGTAATATTTATACAGGAACGGTAACACCTTCGGAGACGGTGAACATTGTGCCTAAAGTGGGCGGTAAAGTGGTTGAGCTGCCTGTGGATATTGGCTCCGAGGTTAAAAAGGGTCAAGTACTGTTCAAGCTTGATGATAAAGACATGCGGAATAATGTTGCGAAAGCTCGCGCCGCAGCAGCTGCGGCAGCAGCCGGAGTAAGTACCGCTCAAGCATCCCACGAATCTACGATGGTTCAAGCAAACTCGGGCTTAGTGCAGTCCAAGAGCGGCGTGATTCAATCCCAAAGCGCAATCAATCAGGCACAGGGGGCTATTAATCAAGCCACTACAGCCGTAGAACAAGCAACACATGGTGTCTCCTCGGCAGCCAATACGGTGAAACAAACGCAGCAAGCTTTGGCAGATGCACAGAAGAATGTAACACGTACACAAAGTCTATTTGATGCAGGTGCGAGCACTCAAGCACAATTAGAACAAGCCAAAACAGCAGTTGTGAATGCGGAAGCGGCTTACAATAATGCACAAAATGCGCAGGCTAACGCACAAGATCAGTTGGTAGCTGCGCAGAAGGCCTTGACTACAGCTCGCAACAGCTATGATTCAGCAAAAAATAGCTACAGTAATGCCAATAGTGGCTACAGCAATGCGCAAAACCAACTCAAAGTATCTCAAAATACTGCGGTCATCGAGTCCAGCCAACAATCTCTTAAGCAGGCTCAGCTGAATGTAAACATTGCTCAGGATGCATTGGATGACACCGTTGTTACTTCACCGATTAATGGTATTGTGGGTACGAAAAATGCAGAAGTGGGCGAAATGGTATCCGCTCAATCTCCTGCGCTGGTCATTGCGAATCTGAGTACGGTCAATACATTAATCTATGTTCCAGCGGAACAGATCAATAATGTAAAAGTAGGTGACAAGGTACAGGTTCGTGTTGCAGCGTCCAATATTGTAACAACAGGTACAGTTAAAAATGTAAGCCCGTTGGATGCAAGTGGAAAAGGCTATCCTGTAAAAATCTCAGTTGCGAATCCAGACACAAAATTGAAATCCGGCATGTTGGCTGATATCAGCTTTGTCGCTGCCAATGCACAAGAAGGCATTGTGGTTCCTACTGCGGCAGTTCAAAAGGATCAAGGTAAAGAATATGTATATGTTGTAAACGGAGACCATGCGAAACGTAAGGAAGTGAAGACTGTTCAGACGGCAGGTTCACAAACACTCGTTACCAGTGGCTTGAGCAATGAGGAGAATGTGATCGTGAATAATCTGGCATTGCTGTCCGATAACTCACCGATTACAATTAGCCAATAA
- a CDS encoding YxcD family protein, whose translation MILSMDEIVNAICLHMAERKGVQPTDVTVELSWEEDTGYSAEVHVQGRSQYLVEANMIEAILRYLYSEYNIRAYREQIRLDLDEEITAIVQT comes from the coding sequence ATGATTTTGAGTATGGATGAAATTGTCAACGCTATTTGCTTGCATATGGCTGAACGCAAAGGTGTACAGCCCACCGATGTGACAGTAGAATTAAGCTGGGAAGAGGATACAGGTTATTCCGCAGAAGTCCATGTACAGGGTCGTAGTCAATATCTGGTGGAAGCCAACATGATTGAAGCAATTCTGAGATATCTGTATTCCGAATACAATATTCGTGCCTATCGCGAACAAATCAGATTGGATCTGGATGAAGAAATTACTGCTATTGTCCAAACTTGA
- a CDS encoding HlyD family secretion protein: MSKKTVLPILIVLLILSGGAIGYYYWYQATHFVKSDDARIQADQYKVMPQISGEISHIDVEEGDVVQRNEPIAEQDVSGLDASMISKSVLRAPINGTVIKIYSKEHEIGSPGSAVATMVDMNSLYVSTNIEETDINRIKPGQLVDITLDAAGDQVIQGKVRKVGEASNAVFSLVPAVNTSGNFNKVTQRVPVEIAVNKPKDLKLIPGTNVEVKIHTP; this comes from the coding sequence GTGAGTAAGAAAACTGTATTGCCAATCCTCATTGTACTGCTCATTCTGAGCGGTGGAGCTATTGGCTACTATTATTGGTATCAAGCAACACACTTTGTTAAAAGTGACGATGCGCGCATTCAAGCCGATCAATATAAGGTAATGCCGCAAATCTCTGGAGAAATTAGTCACATTGATGTGGAAGAAGGAGATGTTGTTCAGCGTAATGAACCGATTGCCGAGCAGGATGTATCGGGGTTGGATGCGAGCATGATCAGCAAGTCCGTACTGCGCGCGCCGATCAACGGAACCGTCATTAAGATTTATTCGAAAGAGCATGAAATCGGATCGCCGGGTAGTGCTGTTGCAACTATGGTGGATATGAACAGCTTGTACGTATCTACGAATATTGAAGAAACTGATATTAACCGTATTAAACCAGGACAGCTTGTTGATATTACGCTTGATGCAGCAGGTGATCAGGTGATTCAGGGTAAAGTTCGTAAAGTGGGCGAAGCCTCCAACGCCGTGTTCTCACTCGTTCCTGCAGTGAACACAAGTGGTAACTTTAACAAGGTTACTCAGCGTGTGCCTGTAGAGATTGCTGTGAACAAGCCGAAGGATCTGAAGCTTATTCCTGGAACGAACGTGGAAGTAAAAATTCATACACCTTAA
- a CDS encoding STM4013/SEN3800 family hydrolase, with protein sequence MIDMNQIVGSHDIVMITLDTLRYDVAKLEEENCPNLCGSGSWEKRHTPGSFTYAAHHAFFGGFLPTPADTDKTSHIRLFHTKDTGLRTHPHTWLFDAPDIVSGLEGEGYRTICIGGVIFFTKKNKLAKVLPGYFQESYWRMNFGVTNPRSTEHQVNHALKLLGNTDPSQRLFLFLNVSAIHGPNHYFVKGSAKDSVESQRAALRYVDGELGRLFDALRNRGKTFCMVFSDHGTAYGEDGYEGHRLAHEVVWNVPYREFIL encoded by the coding sequence ATGATTGATATGAACCAAATTGTCGGCTCTCATGATATTGTCATGATTACGCTTGATACTCTGCGTTATGATGTAGCAAAGCTGGAGGAAGAGAACTGTCCGAATTTGTGCGGCTCCGGGTCATGGGAAAAGCGTCATACACCGGGTAGCTTTACCTATGCTGCACATCATGCTTTTTTTGGCGGATTTTTGCCGACTCCAGCGGATACAGATAAGACTTCACATATCCGTCTGTTTCACACAAAGGATACGGGACTGCGTACGCATCCACATACCTGGCTGTTCGATGCCCCGGATATTGTGTCCGGGCTAGAGGGTGAAGGTTATCGGACCATCTGTATCGGCGGCGTTATTTTTTTCACGAAGAAAAATAAGCTTGCCAAAGTGCTGCCAGGGTATTTCCAAGAAAGCTACTGGCGTATGAACTTTGGCGTTACCAACCCCCGTTCGACGGAGCATCAGGTGAATCATGCTCTGAAACTGTTGGGGAATACAGACCCGTCACAGCGCTTGTTTTTGTTTCTGAATGTATCAGCGATCCATGGGCCTAATCATTATTTTGTGAAGGGCTCAGCTAAAGATTCAGTGGAGTCTCAACGAGCAGCCTTGCGGTATGTGGATGGTGAACTTGGACGTTTGTTTGATGCTTTACGAAATCGGGGCAAGACGTTTTGCATGGTTTTTTCCGATCATGGTACAGCTTATGGGGAAGACGGCTATGAAGGACATCGTCTGGCACATGAGGTAGTCTGGAATGTGCCTTACCGCGAATTTATATTATAA
- a CDS encoding flavodoxin, producing the protein MNLGKIMIAYASLTGNTEEIAELIAEGVRQAGHEAELKASYDCSAQELLAYDGFLLGVYTWGDGELPDEFLDFYEELDELDLSGKKTAVFGSGDTSYTQFCGAVDLVEEKVKERGASVIQESLKIEFNPLDDDKENCRAYGRQFAQAGIEVS; encoded by the coding sequence ATGAACTTGGGTAAAATCATGATTGCTTATGCCAGTTTGACCGGTAATACAGAGGAAATTGCGGAATTGATCGCCGAGGGCGTTCGTCAGGCAGGGCATGAGGCGGAGTTGAAGGCTTCGTATGATTGCAGCGCGCAAGAACTGCTCGCATATGACGGGTTCCTACTGGGTGTATATACATGGGGAGATGGTGAGCTTCCTGATGAATTTTTGGATTTTTACGAGGAACTAGACGAACTTGATTTGTCTGGTAAAAAGACCGCAGTATTTGGCAGTGGAGATACATCTTATACGCAATTCTGTGGCGCAGTGGACTTGGTAGAGGAAAAAGTCAAAGAACGCGGTGCATCGGTCATTCAAGAGAGTCTGAAGATTGAGTTCAATCCATTGGATGATGACAAGGAGAATTGCCGAGCTTACGGAAGACAATTTGCACAGGCTGGTATTGAAGTGTCCTGA